Proteins found in one Sphingobium sp. V4 genomic segment:
- a CDS encoding TIGR01244 family sulfur transferase encodes MFRKLTDRILVSPQISVDQVADAKAQGVTVIINNRPDDEEPGQVNGAAIEAAAKDAGIAYVAVPVAHGGFAPWQLDGMAGALDQAGEGKVLAYCRSGTRSTLLWALTRARAGDNGDVLAAQAAAAGYDISPVRQIMDALSAR; translated from the coding sequence ATGTTCCGCAAGCTCACTGACCGCATCCTCGTTTCGCCCCAGATCAGCGTCGATCAGGTAGCGGACGCGAAGGCGCAGGGCGTGACGGTCATCATCAACAACCGCCCCGATGACGAGGAACCTGGCCAGGTCAACGGCGCGGCGATCGAGGCGGCCGCGAAGGACGCGGGCATCGCCTATGTCGCCGTGCCCGTCGCCCATGGCGGCTTCGCGCCCTGGCAGCTGGACGGCATGGCCGGCGCGCTCGACCAGGCGGGCGAGGGCAAGGTGCTCGCCTATTGCCGCTCGGGCACGCGCAGCACGCTGCTCTGGGCGCTCACCCGCGCGCGCGCAGGCGACAATGGCGATGTCCTCGCCGCGCAGGCGGCGGCGGCCGGCTATGACATCAGCCCGGTCCGCCAGATCATGGACGCCTTGTCAGCCCGATAG
- a CDS encoding FAD-dependent oxidoreductase — MDRRAFLGRAIGGAGAASWAATARAALPFNPFAGVEPIRATPDRIFRTTVCLRPFRAAGPRIEVEQVGRKRVVHNYGHGGSGWSLSWGSAEVAVGMALADGVREVAVIGAGALGITAALTAQRAGASVTIYAREQFPHVRSARATGTWSPDSRVAMQKAVDPGFGDRWEAMARSSFATYQSYLGLPGDPVEWTDRYMLSDTPFGQERQPAAMPTERPDDFLHLESRLSDIMPRSVEMAPGTHPFRPAFVRRNSSLTFNVADLAHQLTHDFLIAGGRLVPMEFHEPGDVTRLKQKVVINCTGYGARALWRDESIVPVRGQIAWLIPQAGATYGVFYGSLSMLARRDGIVVQEVGQDEFYGYGDANEQPDHAAAAASVRQLAQFWA; from the coding sequence ATGGACAGACGGGCGTTTCTGGGTCGAGCGATCGGCGGCGCGGGCGCGGCGAGCTGGGCGGCGACGGCGCGGGCCGCCCTGCCCTTCAACCCCTTCGCCGGGGTCGAACCGATCCGCGCGACACCCGACCGCATCTTCCGCACCACCGTCTGCCTGCGCCCCTTTCGGGCAGCCGGCCCCCGGATCGAGGTGGAGCAGGTCGGACGCAAGCGGGTCGTCCATAATTATGGCCATGGCGGCAGCGGCTGGTCGCTGAGCTGGGGTTCGGCCGAGGTGGCGGTTGGCATGGCGCTGGCCGACGGCGTGCGGGAGGTCGCGGTAATCGGCGCGGGCGCGCTGGGCATCACCGCCGCTCTCACCGCGCAGCGGGCGGGGGCCAGCGTCACCATCTATGCCAGGGAACAGTTCCCGCATGTCCGCTCCGCGCGGGCGACCGGCACCTGGTCGCCCGACAGCCGGGTGGCGATGCAGAAGGCGGTCGATCCGGGCTTCGGCGACCGATGGGAGGCGATGGCGCGCAGTTCCTTCGCGACCTATCAGAGCTATCTCGGCCTGCCGGGCGATCCGGTCGAATGGACCGATCGCTACATGCTGTCCGACACGCCCTTCGGACAAGAGCGCCAACCGGCGGCCATGCCGACCGAGCGGCCCGACGATTTCCTGCATCTGGAAAGCCGGCTGAGCGACATCATGCCGCGATCGGTGGAGATGGCGCCCGGCACCCATCCCTTCCGCCCCGCATTCGTCCGTCGCAACAGTTCGCTGACCTTCAACGTCGCCGACCTGGCCCATCAACTGACCCATGATTTCCTGATCGCGGGCGGCCGCCTCGTTCCGATGGAGTTTCACGAGCCCGGCGACGTCACCCGACTGAAGCAGAAGGTCGTCATCAATTGCACCGGCTATGGCGCACGAGCGCTCTGGCGGGACGAGAGCATCGTCCCCGTGCGTGGCCAGATCGCCTGGCTGATCCCGCAGGCCGGGGCGACCTATGGCGTTTTCTACGGGTCATTGTCCATGCTCGCCCGGCGCGACGGAATCGTCGTGCAGGAGGTGGGGCAGGACGAATTTTATGGCTATGGCGACGCCAACGAGCAGCCCGACCACGCCGCCGCCGCCGCCTCCGTGCGGCAGCTCGCGCAGTTCTGGGCGTAA